In Miscanthus floridulus cultivar M001 chromosome 5, ASM1932011v1, whole genome shotgun sequence, one genomic interval encodes:
- the LOC136450269 gene encoding ras-related protein RABA1f-like translates to MAAGYRAEEEYDYLFKVVLIGDSGVGKSNLLSRFARDEFSLETRSTIGVEFATKTVQVDDKLVKAQIWDTAGQERYRAITSAYYRGAVGALVVYDVTRRITFDNAERWLRELRDHTDANIVVMLVGNKADLRHLRAVTHEDAAAFAERHGTFSMETSALDATNVDRAFAEVLRQIYHVVSRNALDIGDDPAAPPRGKTIDVGAAKDEVSPVNAGGCCSA, encoded by the exons atggcggCGGGGTACCGCGCGGAGGAGGAGTACGACTACCTGTTCAAGGTGGTGCTGATCGGGGACAGCGGCGTGGGCAAGTCGAACCTGCTGTCGCGCTTCGCCAGGGACGAGTTCAGCCTCGAGACCAGGTCCACCATCGGCGTCGAGTTCGCCACCAAGACCGTCCAGGTCGACGACAAGCTCGTCAAGGCGCAGATCTGGGACACCGCCGGGCAGGAGAG GTACCGCGCCATCACGAGCGCATACTACCGCGGCGCGGTGGGCGCGCTGGTGGTGTACGACGTGACCCGGCGCATCACCTTCGACAACGCAGAGCGCTGGCTGCGGGAGCTGCGGGACCACACGGACGCCAACATCGTGGTCATGCTGGTGGGCAACAAGGCCGACCTGCGCCACCTCCGCGCCGTGACGCACGAGGACGCCGCGGCCTTCGCGGAGCGGCACGGCACCTTCTCCATGGAGACGTCGGCGCTGGACGCCACCAACGTGGACCGCGCCTTCGCCGAGGTGCTCCGCCAGATCTACCACGTCGTCAGCCGGAACGCGCTCGACATCGGGGACGACCCCGCCGCGCCGCCCAGGGGCAAGACCATCGACGTCGGCGCCGCCAAGGACGAGGTCTCCCCCGTGAACGCGGGCGGCTGCTGCTCGGCTTAG